In Hahella sp. KA22, one genomic interval encodes:
- a CDS encoding HlyD family secretion protein, with translation MDYGYFAALVALLALTGCDSAASEHWQGYVEGDSIFIAAPSAGALTEIAVEEGDQVSVDAHLFSIDDEPQRAAEQQAEAQLQRARAELADLEKGKRPQELAVIEAQYEQAQAAAELSSKQLLRARDLYANKLASRSSLDEAETAHERNLRQIQEVEAQMSSARLAARSDQLEAAKAQVAAAQASLREARWSLQQKQQAAPTSALVRQVLYRPGEFVPAGQPVVELLPPERINVRFFVPETALHAIKTGDQVSVHCDGCGAPFMATVRYISPNAEFTPPYIYSKDSRDKFVYLVKAWPAADRSSQLHPGQPVDIDPPGLNGHE, from the coding sequence ATGGATTATGGATATTTTGCTGCGCTGGTGGCCCTACTGGCGTTGACAGGCTGCGATTCCGCCGCAAGCGAGCACTGGCAGGGTTATGTCGAGGGCGACTCGATATTTATCGCAGCGCCTTCCGCCGGCGCGCTCACTGAGATTGCGGTGGAGGAAGGCGATCAGGTGAGCGTCGACGCTCACCTGTTCAGCATTGACGATGAGCCCCAACGCGCAGCGGAACAACAGGCCGAGGCGCAATTACAGCGCGCCCGCGCCGAACTGGCGGACTTGGAGAAAGGCAAACGACCGCAGGAACTGGCGGTAATCGAAGCCCAATACGAACAAGCCCAGGCCGCCGCCGAACTCTCTTCCAAACAGCTACTGCGCGCTCGCGACCTATACGCCAACAAACTCGCCAGTCGTTCCAGTCTCGACGAAGCGGAAACCGCGCATGAACGCAACCTGCGCCAGATTCAGGAAGTTGAAGCGCAAATGAGCAGCGCGCGTCTCGCCGCCCGTTCCGACCAGTTGGAGGCGGCCAAAGCGCAAGTGGCGGCCGCGCAGGCCAGTTTGCGGGAAGCGCGCTGGAGTCTGCAGCAGAAACAACAGGCGGCGCCGACATCGGCGCTGGTGCGGCAGGTGCTATATCGCCCGGGTGAATTTGTGCCCGCCGGACAGCCGGTGGTGGAGCTATTGCCGCCGGAACGGATCAACGTGCGCTTTTTCGTACCGGAAACCGCGCTGCATGCAATTAAAACCGGAGATCAGGTCAGCGTTCACTGTGACGGCTGCGGCGCGCCGTTCATGGCCACCGTGCGCTATATCAGCCCTAACGCGGAATTCACGCCCCCCTATATCTACAGTAAAGACAGTCGGGACAAGTTTGTGTATCTGGTGAAGGCCTGGCCCGCCGCTGACAGGTCGTCGCAACTGCATCCGGGGCAGCCCGTGGATATCGATCCCCCTGGACTGAATGGCCATGAATAA
- the selD gene encoding selenide, water dikinase SelD: protein MQDASIKLTEFSHGAGCGCKISPAILDRILLSQLPPINDPRLLVGNASRDDAAAYDLGDGRIILSTTDFFMPIVDDPFDFGRIAAANAISDIYAMGGEPLMAVAILGWPVNTLPAEVAQRVVEGGRHVCHEAGIMLAGGHSIDAPEPIFGLAVTGSTTPAHLKRNDAAVPGSLLYLTKPLGVGVLTTAQKQKKLQPQHAHLALEQMCALNRVGAEAARLTEVCAMTDVTGFGLMGHLLEMCEGSGLKAQLNYAAIPRLSPVLDYIQQGCIPGGARRNFDSYGARLGSMTEEQRLLLCDPQTSGGLLIAVDPAGAEALERLLQDAGVQVAQIGALQTHRDGPRIEVA from the coding sequence ATGCAAGACGCATCGATCAAGCTCACGGAATTCAGTCACGGCGCTGGCTGCGGCTGTAAGATTTCTCCTGCAATTCTCGACCGTATTCTTCTTTCTCAATTGCCGCCCATCAACGATCCCCGGCTGCTGGTGGGCAATGCGTCGAGAGACGACGCCGCCGCCTATGATCTGGGTGATGGGCGCATCATTCTCAGCACCACGGATTTTTTCATGCCCATCGTCGACGATCCGTTCGACTTTGGACGCATCGCCGCCGCCAACGCCATCAGCGATATCTACGCCATGGGCGGTGAGCCTTTGATGGCGGTGGCCATCCTCGGCTGGCCTGTGAATACGTTGCCTGCGGAAGTCGCTCAACGGGTGGTGGAGGGCGGTCGTCACGTCTGTCATGAGGCGGGAATCATGCTGGCGGGCGGACACAGTATCGACGCGCCGGAGCCCATTTTCGGGCTGGCGGTCACCGGCTCCACGACACCTGCACACCTCAAACGCAACGACGCCGCTGTCCCCGGCAGTCTGCTCTATCTCACCAAGCCACTGGGCGTCGGCGTCCTGACCACCGCGCAAAAGCAAAAGAAACTTCAGCCGCAACACGCTCACTTGGCCCTTGAGCAAATGTGCGCGTTGAACCGGGTCGGAGCGGAGGCGGCGCGCTTGACGGAAGTCTGCGCGATGACCGACGTGACCGGGTTCGGGCTGATGGGGCATCTGCTGGAGATGTGCGAAGGTTCGGGACTGAAAGCGCAACTGAATTACGCCGCCATTCCCCGCCTGTCGCCTGTGTTGGACTACATCCAGCAAGGCTGCATTCCCGGCGGCGCCCGCCGCAATTTCGACAGTTACGGCGCGCGTCTGGGTTCCATGACCGAAGAGCAAAGGCTGCTGTTATGCGATCCGCAAACCAGCGGTGGACTGCTTATCGCCGTCGATCCAGCGGGTGCGGAGGCGTTAGAACGCCTGCTGCAAGACGCTGGCGTGCAGGTCGCGCAGATTGGAGCATTGCAGACCCATCGCGATGGCCCGCGCATCGAGGTGGCTTGA
- the mnmH gene encoding tRNA 2-selenouridine(34) synthase MnmH, translated as MSGSGDRQDTDDYLNVFLSGAPLLDTRAPVEFHKGAFPDAVNLPLMTDDERAQVGSCYKRHGQQAAITLGHRLVHGEVKEARVQGWREFAQRHPQGYLYCFRGGLRSSICQQWLAESGVAYPRVLGGYKAMRRFLIESLESICEEAHFILLAGHTGGGKTDLLTGIPGAVDLERLAHHRGSAFGRRADDQPSQIGFENALAVALLRQHHEFANAPLLLEDESHLIGRCALPQCLRRAMAQAPLVVVDVPLEQRVEHSFRNYILHKLDEWRRSRGEEEGFERFADDLRQSMFNIRTRLGGLRYQQLGGMLEAALARHRRGDSALHRDWIRCLLEDYYDPMYAYQLNKRAERICFRGDAAAVSEYLAHTSSTVTTVRDERL; from the coding sequence ATGAGCGGATCAGGAGACAGGCAGGATACGGACGACTACCTCAATGTGTTCCTGTCCGGCGCGCCGTTGCTCGACACGCGCGCTCCGGTGGAGTTTCACAAAGGCGCTTTTCCCGACGCCGTCAATCTGCCGCTGATGACCGACGATGAACGAGCGCAGGTGGGGAGCTGTTACAAGCGCCACGGCCAGCAGGCGGCGATAACGTTGGGACACCGGCTGGTGCATGGCGAAGTGAAAGAGGCGCGGGTGCAAGGCTGGCGGGAGTTCGCACAGCGCCATCCGCAGGGATATCTGTACTGCTTTCGCGGAGGCCTGCGCTCCAGCATTTGTCAGCAGTGGCTGGCGGAGAGCGGCGTAGCCTATCCCCGTGTTCTCGGCGGTTACAAGGCCATGCGGCGTTTCCTGATCGAATCTCTGGAAAGCATTTGCGAGGAAGCCCATTTTATTCTGCTGGCCGGACATACTGGCGGCGGCAAGACGGACTTGCTGACGGGTATTCCCGGGGCGGTGGATCTGGAGCGACTGGCGCATCATCGCGGCAGCGCCTTTGGCCGGCGCGCTGACGACCAGCCCTCTCAAATCGGTTTTGAAAACGCGTTGGCGGTGGCGCTGCTGCGCCAGCATCACGAGTTTGCAAACGCGCCGCTCTTGCTGGAGGACGAAAGCCATCTGATTGGACGCTGCGCATTGCCGCAGTGTCTGCGACGAGCCATGGCGCAAGCGCCCCTGGTGGTGGTTGACGTCCCTTTGGAACAACGAGTGGAGCACAGTTTTCGTAACTATATTCTGCATAAATTAGATGAGTGGCGACGCAGCCGGGGCGAGGAAGAAGGTTTTGAGCGTTTCGCCGACGATCTGCGTCAATCGATGTTCAACATCCGCACGCGTCTGGGCGGGCTGCGGTATCAACAACTGGGCGGGATGTTGGAGGCGGCGCTGGCGCGGCATCGGCGGGGAGATTCCGCGCTGCACCGGGATTGGATCAGATGTTTATTGGAAGACTATTATGATCCTATGTACGCCTATCAACTGAACAAGCGTGCGGAACGTATTTGTTTTCGTGGAGATGCGGCGGCGGTGAGTGAGTATTTAGCGCACACGTCGTCAACGGTGACGACAGTGAGGGACGAGCGACTTTGA
- a CDS encoding triacylglycerol lipase, with protein sequence MADNETKSVDWRRWGGLGQAALNGVFGDYLARRGNPLAIEMDFYHQRRPLPLDETLALRSGLVFSNKIVVLLHGLTNLESIWDIKPRQADAVVEPKPDNYGLRLQRDFGYTPLFLRYNSGLPVRENGVRFSQLMTRLLAVYPLEIDELILIGFSMGGLVMRSAQKSADQTDAPWLRKLKRCFYIGSPHEGSPFEQMGHRFSALVREFPRDYISQWADWIDGRSEGIRDLREGLDPAPLATPGRGFYPGARHCFISGSVSPKNGSLINKLVGDSLVTQTSAHPRAAPPDSRFAHFEGVPHIPLAHCNRVYRQIKQWCEEDTLAGGSQPLRQTISLTPVAAAAPWRDGRLAAGVVDILADGYLQTVGAVESMHRAIARDPHEVLARIPLVRPVAKVVDETHKGVAGVVYGSLKLGGKLVQGGTRFVAGRWAGKRSDGRRQ encoded by the coding sequence ATGGCGGACAACGAGACAAAATCCGTGGATTGGCGACGTTGGGGCGGCCTCGGGCAGGCGGCGCTGAACGGCGTATTCGGCGATTATCTGGCGCGACGAGGTAATCCGTTGGCGATTGAGATGGACTTCTATCACCAGCGCCGACCATTGCCGTTGGATGAGACGCTGGCGTTGCGCTCCGGACTGGTGTTTTCCAACAAAATTGTCGTGTTGCTGCACGGGCTCACCAACCTGGAAAGCATCTGGGACATCAAACCCAGGCAAGCCGACGCGGTTGTTGAGCCCAAGCCGGATAACTATGGCCTGAGACTGCAACGGGACTTTGGTTATACGCCACTTTTTCTACGCTACAACAGCGGGCTGCCGGTGCGGGAGAATGGGGTGCGCTTTTCTCAGTTGATGACGCGTTTGCTCGCCGTCTATCCGCTGGAAATTGACGAACTCATCCTGATCGGTTTCAGCATGGGCGGACTGGTGATGCGCAGCGCGCAAAAGTCCGCAGACCAGACTGACGCGCCCTGGCTGCGCAAACTCAAGCGTTGCTTCTACATTGGTTCGCCCCATGAAGGGTCTCCGTTTGAACAAATGGGCCATCGTTTCAGCGCCCTGGTGCGCGAGTTTCCCAGAGATTACATCAGTCAGTGGGCGGACTGGATCGATGGCCGCAGCGAAGGCATTCGCGACCTGCGCGAGGGGCTGGACCCGGCGCCGCTGGCGACGCCGGGGCGCGGCTTTTACCCCGGCGCCAGGCACTGCTTTATCAGTGGCTCGGTGTCCCCAAAAAACGGCAGTCTCATTAACAAACTGGTCGGCGACAGTCTGGTCACTCAGACCAGCGCGCACCCTCGCGCCGCGCCGCCGGACAGCCGCTTCGCTCATTTCGAGGGCGTGCCGCATATTCCTCTGGCGCACTGCAACCGGGTGTACCGGCAGATAAAGCAGTGGTGTGAAGAGGATACATTGGCCGGCGGATCGCAGCCGTTGCGGCAAACCATTTCACTGACGCCGGTCGCCGCGGCGGCGCCATGGCGAGACGGACGCCTGGCGGCGGGTGTGGTGGATATACTGGCGGACGGCTATCTGCAAACCGTGGGCGCGGTGGAGTCTATGCACCGGGCGATCGCCCGCGATCCTCACGAGGTGCTGGCCAGAATACCCCTTGTTCGACCGGTGGCGAAGGTGGTGGATGAAACTCACAAGGGCGTCGCTGGCGTCGTATACGGTTCGCTGAAATTGGGAGGGAAGCTGGTGCAGGGGGGAACCCGGTTTGTCGCCGGGCGCTGGGCCGGCAAGAGGTCGGATGGACGCCGCCAGTAA
- a CDS encoding YopT-type cysteine protease domain-containing protein, which yields MIIRRIAEFDQTVAMSGLTGRSQAASEGACHNFTINWLSLMFQDNGDIRRAKQRMAKLGVRSGAGNPVLQKAFGDRWGEGGNAYKMADKLMIQIRGLKEVALLKDYSHFSQRWLESVLLTPQYAGYIYSFWFPMKVVGADGAHTIGFFRSVSGRQGQLVPNDATIVVFDPNYGEFHVPEAEFHKWFRKFRTYYGGTVTSHMVKCVAPN from the coding sequence ATGATTATCAGAAGGATAGCGGAGTTTGACCAGACGGTGGCCATGTCGGGACTGACGGGACGTTCCCAGGCCGCTTCGGAGGGCGCTTGCCATAACTTCACCATCAACTGGTTGAGCCTGATGTTTCAAGATAATGGCGACATCAGGCGCGCCAAACAGCGGATGGCGAAGTTGGGAGTGCGTTCCGGCGCCGGTAATCCGGTGCTGCAAAAAGCCTTTGGGGATCGCTGGGGAGAAGGCGGCAATGCCTACAAGATGGCGGACAAACTGATGATACAGATACGCGGCCTGAAAGAAGTCGCGCTTCTCAAAGACTACTCTCACTTCAGCCAGCGCTGGCTGGAAAGCGTGCTGCTGACGCCGCAATACGCCGGTTACATCTATTCTTTCTGGTTTCCGATGAAGGTGGTCGGCGCCGACGGCGCGCATACCATCGGCTTCTTCCGCTCCGTATCCGGTCGCCAGGGACAGCTCGTTCCCAATGACGCCACCATCGTCGTGTTCGATCCTAACTATGGTGAGTTTCACGTGCCGGAAGCGGAATTCCATAAGTGGTTCCGTAAATTCAGAACCTACTACGGCGGAACCGTCACCTCGCATATGGTGAAGTGTGTGGCGCCTAATTGA
- a CDS encoding DUF1186 domain-containing protein — protein MITNNPKIKALLNIGPPKDFDWPDYVAQYGFNQDDIPELIQVLTDESLNLEDENSSLSWAPLHACRTLGQLQAERAVMPFLHSFDFLYIQDWALSEIHRAFAMIGPVAIAPLARKLQEPAEDELIPTLAVKALAAIAVAHPAHRDQVVEIFREYMEYPNRSSKVLNGILVARLLELNATQAIDGIRRLYALNCVDLICGGDLEDAEISLGLRKERSTPRLSIEELLDLEEYGAQRQQEEPEPPAPLPINRKIGRNDPCVCGSGNKYKKCCGVS, from the coding sequence ATGATCACGAATAATCCTAAAATCAAAGCCTTGCTGAATATCGGCCCTCCCAAAGATTTCGACTGGCCGGACTACGTGGCGCAGTACGGTTTTAACCAGGATGACATCCCCGAACTTATCCAGGTTTTGACGGATGAGAGCCTTAATCTCGAAGACGAAAACAGCAGCCTGTCATGGGCTCCGTTGCACGCCTGCCGCACCCTGGGGCAATTGCAGGCGGAACGGGCCGTCATGCCTTTTCTGCACAGCTTTGACTTTCTCTACATTCAGGACTGGGCCTTGTCGGAAATTCATCGCGCCTTCGCCATGATCGGCCCGGTGGCCATCGCACCGCTGGCGAGAAAGCTGCAGGAGCCCGCCGAAGACGAGCTGATTCCCACACTGGCTGTCAAGGCGCTGGCGGCTATCGCCGTCGCACACCCGGCGCATAGGGATCAGGTAGTGGAGATTTTCCGTGAGTACATGGAGTATCCCAACCGCTCATCCAAGGTCCTTAACGGCATCTTGGTGGCGCGCCTGCTGGAGCTGAACGCCACTCAGGCCATCGACGGCATCCGCCGGTTATATGCGCTCAACTGCGTGGACCTGATCTGCGGCGGCGACCTGGAGGATGCGGAAATCAGCCTGGGATTACGCAAAGAACGCTCCACGCCCAGACTCAGTATTGAAGAGCTGCTGGATCTGGAAGAATACGGCGCGCAGCGCCAACAGGAAGAACCTGAACCACCAGCGCCGCTTCCTATCAACCGCAAAATCGGCCGCAATGATCCCTGCGTGTGCGGCAGCGGCAATAAATACAAAAAGTGTTGTGGGGTGAGTTAA
- a CDS encoding YceI family protein, which yields MKAKWLLAGLCCISSSVFASWQLNNEESKLSFISIKATDVAEVHHFGQLSGSISDAGDAVLEIDLNSVATSIDIRNERMKKELFQTGQFPKATYSVKLDPELLKKVTPGASIITSIDGSLELHDVKKEVKAEVVINRVSDKQVVVSTLQPLVINAADFALKDGVMKLKDIAKLPSISISVPVTFNLTFDAK from the coding sequence GTGAAAGCAAAATGGTTATTGGCAGGTTTGTGTTGCATCAGCAGCTCTGTATTCGCGAGCTGGCAGCTGAACAACGAAGAATCTAAGTTAAGCTTTATCTCCATCAAGGCCACCGACGTGGCGGAAGTGCACCACTTCGGTCAGTTGAGCGGCAGCATCAGCGACGCGGGCGACGCCGTACTGGAAATCGATCTGAACAGCGTGGCTACCAGCATCGATATTCGCAATGAGCGGATGAAGAAAGAGCTTTTCCAGACCGGACAGTTCCCCAAAGCGACTTACAGCGTGAAACTTGACCCTGAGCTGCTGAAAAAAGTCACTCCCGGCGCGTCCATCATCACCAGCATTGACGGTTCTCTGGAACTGCACGATGTGAAGAAAGAGGTGAAAGCGGAAGTCGTGATCAATCGCGTTTCCGACAAGCAAGTCGTGGTTTCCACTCTGCAGCCGCTGGTTATCAACGCTGCGGATTTCGCTCTGAAAGACGGCGTCATGAAGCTCAAGGATATCGCCAAGCTGCCTTCCATCAGCATTTCCGTTCCCGTCACCTTCAATTTGACGTTTGACGCCAAATAA
- the pulA gene encoding pullulanase-type alpha-1,6-glucosidase: MKRCFTWNCRQGVGALLALTLLALFGCSNGGGDKGDGSSNGDDGLYTPTASQAVIYYKREDNNYEGWGLHLWNASGAAFSPSDYISGGETSWSKPLPATGVSTKYGAYYVIDFDGANWSSFNLIMHKGDDKDLGGQDHTYAKATLGDDAFSFSGVGVLYPDPLTSPPVALEGAKAHWLDASLIAYNGSGSVRLYHSANASITVNAATGELSGGEAIELTSSSLSDQVKARFPHLASYSAWALPDSADAKALLKEQLVVAQFSAGGELRGATQVQTRGALDALYADAAADAQLGAVSAGNTTYKLWAPTAQSIKVKRYDADKNLLSADSMTADPASGVWTFASDQNDNGRYYRYEVKVYHYQTGAVETFDVTDPYSLSLSTNSEYSQVADLSDVALQPSGWGADADTSAYAVSAPEDIIIYETHVRDFSGADKNGTAAYNGKFLAYTEPGRESMTHLQALKDAGLTHVHLLPVFDIATVDERSGARADLDSTKAEFCALNNTAALCNDGTVADTATLRSVLEACDPASGCAQALMNDLRALDSFNWGYDPYHYTAPEGGYSNDPEGTSRIMEFRRMVKALHDMGLNVVMDVVYNHTNAAGAAEKSVLDKIVPGYYQRLNPESGAVENSTCCSNTATEAAMFQKLMEDSLVVWARDYHIDSFRFDLMGHHPKAGIESALAKVRAVRSNVYFYGEGWNFGEVQNDARFVQATQLNLGGSQIGAFTDRLRDAVRGGGPFDSADSLRANQGFANGLYNLPNELNSGSEAEKSSLLHLSDNIRVGMAGNLTDFVLVDASGATNVGANLDYNGQPTAYAKDPADTINYVSKHDNQTLWDNNQYKAATDVSAQDRVRMQMLALSIPLLSQGVPFLHMGSDILRSKSMQRDSYDSGDWFNKVDFSYADNNWNVGLPREDKDGANWPLIQNVIANVNAQASAAQITDAAAVFRDFLRIRSGSKLFRLESAADIKARVDFHNVGSSQIPGLIAMSIDDGAGLTDLDPNHDAIVVIINASGAQQTIAVPGASGFQLIDAQASGADPVASGATSSGDSFTVPALTSAVFVKPQGASQGAGLPVNYDNKDPSAIPPYGPTTLYLRGDMNGWGTDTPLTFSSNGDYVATLTLAAGSYGLKIADADWAAVNFGGGVTLTPGETAALTAGGDNLSLTLTEESQVTFRFNASDKDATTLTVTTATVAEMK, from the coding sequence ATGAAACGTTGTTTTACATGGAACTGCAGGCAAGGCGTCGGCGCCTTGCTGGCGTTGACACTTCTGGCCCTGTTCGGCTGCTCCAACGGGGGCGGCGACAAGGGCGACGGCTCTTCGAACGGCGACGACGGCCTCTATACTCCCACCGCCTCCCAGGCCGTTATTTACTACAAACGCGAAGATAACAATTACGAAGGCTGGGGACTCCACCTGTGGAACGCCTCCGGCGCCGCTTTCAGTCCCAGCGACTATATCAGCGGCGGCGAAACCAGCTGGTCCAAGCCGTTACCCGCCACAGGCGTGAGCACTAAATACGGCGCCTATTACGTCATTGATTTCGACGGAGCCAATTGGTCGTCATTCAACCTGATTATGCATAAAGGCGACGACAAAGACCTGGGCGGCCAGGATCATACCTACGCCAAAGCGACCCTGGGCGACGACGCCTTCTCTTTCAGCGGCGTAGGCGTGTTATATCCCGATCCGCTAACCAGTCCTCCCGTCGCGCTGGAAGGCGCCAAAGCCCATTGGCTGGACGCCAGCCTCATCGCCTACAACGGTTCCGGCAGCGTGCGTTTGTACCATTCCGCTAACGCCTCAATCACCGTGAACGCCGCCACTGGCGAACTGAGCGGCGGCGAAGCAATTGAACTGACCTCCTCCAGCCTGAGCGATCAGGTCAAAGCCCGTTTCCCGCATCTGGCCTCTTACAGCGCCTGGGCATTGCCCGACTCCGCCGACGCCAAAGCGTTGCTGAAGGAACAACTGGTCGTGGCGCAATTCAGCGCCGGCGGCGAATTACGCGGCGCCACGCAAGTGCAGACCCGTGGCGCGCTGGACGCGCTGTATGCGGACGCCGCGGCGGATGCGCAACTGGGCGCGGTCAGTGCTGGAAACACTACCTACAAACTCTGGGCGCCCACCGCGCAAAGCATCAAAGTGAAGCGCTACGACGCGGATAAAAACCTGCTTTCCGCCGACTCCATGACTGCAGACCCGGCCAGCGGCGTCTGGACCTTCGCCAGCGACCAGAACGACAACGGCCGCTACTATCGCTATGAAGTGAAGGTCTACCACTACCAGACCGGCGCTGTGGAAACATTCGATGTTACCGATCCCTACTCGCTCAGCCTCTCCACCAACAGCGAATACAGTCAGGTAGCGGATTTGAGCGACGTCGCTCTGCAGCCCAGCGGCTGGGGCGCAGACGCCGACACCTCCGCTTACGCCGTGTCAGCGCCCGAGGACATCATCATTTACGAAACCCATGTGCGCGATTTCAGCGGCGCGGATAAGAACGGCACAGCCGCCTACAACGGCAAGTTCCTGGCCTACACCGAGCCCGGCCGGGAAAGCATGACGCACTTGCAGGCTCTGAAAGACGCCGGCTTGACCCATGTTCACCTGTTGCCGGTCTTCGATATCGCCACCGTCGACGAGCGCAGCGGCGCCCGCGCCGACCTGGATAGCACCAAGGCGGAGTTCTGCGCTCTTAACAACACGGCCGCTCTCTGCAACGACGGAACCGTAGCGGACACCGCCACGCTGCGCAGCGTACTGGAAGCCTGCGATCCCGCCAGCGGCTGCGCCCAGGCCTTGATGAACGACCTGCGCGCGCTGGACAGCTTCAACTGGGGTTACGATCCATACCATTACACCGCGCCGGAAGGCGGCTACTCTAATGATCCGGAAGGAACGTCACGTATTATGGAGTTCCGTCGCATGGTGAAAGCGCTGCATGACATGGGACTGAATGTGGTGATGGATGTGGTGTACAACCACACAAACGCCGCCGGTGCGGCGGAAAAATCAGTGCTGGATAAAATCGTTCCCGGCTATTACCAGCGTCTGAATCCAGAATCCGGCGCGGTGGAAAACTCCACCTGCTGCTCCAATACCGCCACCGAAGCCGCCATGTTCCAGAAATTGATGGAAGACTCACTGGTAGTGTGGGCGCGCGACTATCATATCGACTCTTTCCGCTTCGACCTGATGGGGCACCATCCCAAGGCCGGCATCGAGTCCGCGCTCGCCAAAGTGCGCGCCGTACGCAGCAACGTCTACTTTTACGGCGAAGGCTGGAACTTCGGCGAAGTGCAGAACGACGCCCGCTTCGTCCAAGCCACGCAGCTCAATCTGGGCGGCAGCCAGATCGGCGCCTTCACAGACCGCCTGCGTGATGCGGTGCGCGGCGGCGGCCCCTTCGATTCCGCCGACAGTCTGCGCGCCAACCAGGGCTTCGCCAACGGCCTGTATAACCTGCCCAACGAACTTAACAGCGGTTCCGAGGCGGAGAAATCTTCCCTGCTACACCTGAGCGATAATATCCGCGTCGGCATGGCCGGCAACCTCACCGACTTCGTGCTGGTGGACGCGTCCGGCGCCACCAATGTCGGCGCCAACCTGGATTACAACGGTCAGCCCACCGCCTATGCGAAAGATCCCGCGGACACCATCAACTATGTCTCCAAGCACGACAACCAGACCTTGTGGGACAACAACCAGTACAAAGCCGCCACAGACGTCAGCGCGCAGGATCGCGTACGCATGCAAATGCTCGCCCTCAGCATTCCTCTGCTGAGCCAGGGTGTGCCGTTCCTGCATATGGGATCGGACATTCTGCGCTCCAAATCCATGCAGCGCGACAGTTACGACTCCGGCGACTGGTTCAATAAAGTGGACTTCAGCTACGCCGACAATAACTGGAACGTCGGACTTCCCAGAGAAGACAAAGACGGCGCCAACTGGCCGCTGATCCAGAATGTGATCGCCAACGTCAATGCGCAGGCGTCCGCCGCGCAGATCACTGACGCGGCGGCTGTATTCCGCGATTTTCTACGCATTCGCAGCGGCAGCAAACTATTCCGTCTGGAAAGCGCCGCCGATATCAAAGCGCGAGTAGATTTCCATAATGTGGGTTCAAGCCAGATTCCCGGTCTGATCGCCATGTCCATCGACGATGGAGCCGGCCTGACCGATCTGGACCCCAACCATGACGCCATCGTGGTCATCATCAACGCCAGCGGCGCACAACAGACCATCGCGGTTCCCGGCGCCAGCGGTTTCCAACTGATCGACGCACAGGCGTCCGGCGCTGATCCTGTGGCGTCAGGCGCTACAAGCAGCGGCGACAGTTTCACTGTCCCCGCCCTCACCAGCGCGGTCTTCGTCAAACCCCAGGGCGCGTCGCAAGGCGCCGGCCTGCCGGTGAATTACGACAACAAAGACCCCTCTGCGATTCCACCGTACGGCCCGACCACCCTGTATCTGCGCGGCGACATGAACGGCTGGGGTACGGATACGCCCCTGACCTTCAGCAGCAATGGCGACTATGTCGCCACCCTGACCCTGGCGGCGGGCAGCTACGGCCTGAAAATCGCCGATGCGGACTGGGCGGCCGTCAACTTCGGCGGCGGCGTGACGCTGACGCCGGGAGAAACCGCCGCGCTTACCGCTGGCGGCGATAACCTTAGCCTGACCCTGACGGAAGAAAGCCAAGTCACCTTCCGCTTCAACGCATCCGATAAAGATGCGACCACACTGACCGTGACAACTGCCACTGTGGCTGAAATGAAGTAA